TAACCTCATCATCATTTGTAGCAATGAGTTTAATTGGAACTTGAACCTTAGAAATATTACTTCCATGGCGATTATTATACAACACATTACTCGTTTGGCATCCGTTAACAATTTGGTAATCAGTAATAGTGAACTGGTCTCCAGTTGGAGAAATTAGGCTAGCTACAATTGTAACACCATTGTTTAGAACGCTAAAAATCTCAGAATCATCACTATTTAAGGTCATTGCTATACCGCCATTAACATCATTATTATCTCCTTGAAAATCTCTAACATTATCCTCAAAAACATTTAAAAGGATGTCGGAATCGTCTGCTACTATTTTCAGAAACTCACTAAAAGGAACTAACCCGATATATGCTTGCGATACACCTGCTATCTTGGGTATTGTAACTCTATTGTTAAAAGAGATTGTCGTTGAAACAGATTCCTTTGTTTTTCTGTAGGCAGTTGCCAATTCTCTTGCGCCAAATGGAGTAAACTTTATATTTTCAAATAAATTTGTCTGTTCAAGTGCTGCAACGCCATTTTCTATTACAGCTTTTAAATTCGCATCATCAACCCATTTTCCTGTAGTCACATAAAATAACTTTAACGACGGGTTCTCTCTGAACTTGGGTGCCTTTTCAAAAAGGTAATTCGAAATATCAGCAAGCCTTTTAACGTCCTCGTTTCTTACTAATTTAGGCTTTATAGAAAAGAAATCGAGAATGCCAAATAGAAAAGTATTCATGTCACCACTATCGAAACTAGAAGAGGTTTTTGACTGAGTAAATACATATTCAACCTCTAGAAAGTTGTTTTTCTCCAATAAGTCATCAATTTCATCAGTAGTTTCAATCAACTGACCATTAACAATTATTCCAATTCCGTCCAATCCTGTGTCACCACCTTCACCAACAGTAACTGTTTCAATGTCAA
The sequence above is drawn from the Parasegetibacter sp. NRK P23 genome and encodes:
- a CDS encoding AIPR family protein; its protein translation is MDRITESLISELLTNLEIKSEGEAKDFEKLVNYAVISGEYNKTFDIETVTVGEGGDTGLDGIGIIVNGQLIETTDEIDDLLEKNNFLEVEYVFTQSKTSSSFDSGDMNTFLFGILDFFSIKPKLVRNEDVKRLADISNYLFEKAPKFRENPSLKLFYVTTGKWVDDANLKAVIENGVAALEQTNLFENIKFTPFGARELATAYRKTKESVSTTISFNNRVTIPKIAGVSQAYIGLVPFSEFLKIVADDSDILLNVFEDNVRDFQGDNNDVNGGIAMTLNSDDSEIFSVLNNGVTIVASLISPTGDQFTITDYQIVNGCQTSNVLYNNRHGSNISKVQVPIKLIATNDDEVKTRITLATNNQTPIKKEQLASLTQFQRSLEQYYNSFNGDERIFYERRSKQYNADNSVQRSRIITVPFQIKSFAAMFLDEPHNVTSFFGTIVRRLNEGKASIFGNDHLFSPYYTSAYCYFKLETFFRRGSIDSSYKKVRFHILMLFRITNSKDVLPPFNSKKIDKYCEHLLTILYDDTKSLKAFQKCIDIIDQSGFDKSEKQNLKLLSKTKVLTDFAKR